ATAGGCCACTAAAACTTCTTGAGGCATAGGCATCTGCCCAATTCGCTCAATAGTAACTCTCGATTGTCCACCCTCACCTTCTACCGACTGCACTCCGTAGTCAATAGTTCGGGTGCTATTCACAAAGTACTCAAAGTACCAATCCAGCTCCAGTCCCGACTCTTTTTCAACAACCCGCTTAAAATCTGTGACACTAGGGTGCTTAAATTTCCACTCATTAAAGTAACGGCGCATCGCTTTATCTAAAACGTTCTGCCCAACAACGTAGCTCAGTTGATGCAGCAACACTGCCCCTTTGGAGTAGGCGGCAGATCCGTAGGCTCGGTTGGTATCAAAATGATCGGCGTGAGTAGTGAGCGGCTCTTCCAATCCCGACTGTACTAGCGAAAAATAACCTCCGTACGATCGTGCCTGTTCTTGTCCACTAACGCGTCCCGGACCAAAAAGCTGCGCCATGGTTCGGTTGGTAGCGTATGAGGTAAATCCTTCGTCCATCCAGGCGTACAGGCTTTCGTTAGAACCCAGCACCCCTTGGTACCAACTGTGCAGAAACTCGTGTACGGTAACTCCTACTAAACTACGTAGCGAGCGATGCCCGGTAATCAGCGTAGACATGGGGTACTCCATACCACCGTCGCCGCCCTGCACTACCGAAAACTCTTCGTAGGGATATTTTCCAAAAGATTTATTGACGTACTGAAAAGCTTTAACCGTAAACTCCGGTAATACTTCCCAGTTTTCAGCCAACGTATCGGTCTGGTAAAAAAAGCGCAGTAAAGGGCCATTGGGTACTCGGGCGGTTGTGTGTTGATAGTCAGGATCGGCAGCCCACATAAAATCATGGACGTTTTCGGCAGCAAAGTGATAGGTAAGCATTCCACTATTGGGGCGTTTAAGCTTTTCTCCTTCCGGTAGATAGCCGTGGCCAATTTCTTCGGGGTTTTGCAGAATTCCGGTGCCCGCCACTACATAAGAAGAATCAATGGTGATCTTAACATCAAAATCACCCCAAATGCCGTAAAACTCGCGACCAATGTAGGGGTTGGCGTGCCAGCCGTGCTGGTCGTACTCCGCCATCTTCGGATACCACTGAGCCATTGAGTAGCGTATTCCCTCCGCATTATCGCGTCCGGTTCGGCGAATCTGCAAGGGTGCCTGAGCGGTAAATTCCATCTCGAACGTACTCTTCTTACCCGGTAAAATGGGGTTGTTGAGAACCACCTCCAGTATTGTTCCTTCTACTTCATAACTGAGAGATTTTCCGTCTTGCTGAAGAGAGCTAATGCGCTGGTAGCCAATGCCATCTTCGCCTAAGTACAGAATACGATCCATCACCCGACGGTCAGGGTCAGCAATAGTACGGGAGCGTACATCCATCATACTACCGGGTTGAAAAGCATTGAAATACAGGTGATAGAATACCTGAGTTAGCGTATCGGGAGAGTTATTTTGGTATACTAATTTTTGCGTACCCCTGAATTGGTTGGTATTTACATCCAGGGATATTTCCATGGTATACTCGGCCTGCTGCTGCCAATACGTAGATTGACCTTGCACTACAGCGGGAAGTAGCGTGATTAGTAAAATCCATAAAACTGCCAAGGGCATAGTTCGTAATAAATAGTTGTCCATAAAATTAGTGGTAGTTTCCCTCATAAAATTTGGTAAGTTATGCTCAATTTGTATAACCCCCAAACTGGGTTTCAGTTTACTTAGCCATTATTTCCGTATCTTTCCTCAATCATTCTCTGATAAGGTCAACATATGTCACTGCATGCAAAACTTAAAGAAGCCACTCGCCCGCAGCACGAAGCTACGGAGCATCTGCTTTTTCCTCAGCAGGACTGGTTAAGTCTATCACTAGATCAGTATCGGGAGTTTTTGCAGATTCAGTACGTGTTTCATCAGCAAGCTGAGTGGCAGATTGATACGGCTCTTGGCCCAGAGCTACAGCAAACTCTCCGTTGGCCCAATCGGCAAAAGCTCCCCTGGATTGAACGCGACTTGCTGGAAATCAATACTATTACTCCCACCGGGTTTCCTAAAGAAACTATTGTTGCCTCAGAAGAAGAAGCTATGGGTCTGCTATACGTAACCGAAGGAGCTATGTTGGGTGGACGGATGATTAAAAAAGCCCTACAGAAAAATGAGCAGATTGCCCCTCACGTTTCGTTTCGCTTTTTAGCCGGCTACGAAGGCGATACTGCTGCATATTGGAAGTCTTTTCTCAATGTTCTGGCTAATAATTATCGCGAACCTAAAACGGTGATTACCGCTGCTCAACGAGGCTTTGACTTATTTGCCCAAAGTGTGTATCTTATTAGAAAAAAAATGGTTAGCTAAATATTGCTACTACTACTACTAACCTATGCGCTCACAAGAAATCCCCTCTGTACCTGAAGTAACGCTGATTAATTGTGATGAAGAGCCGGTTCATACCCCCGGTAGCATTCAGCCACACGGAGCACTACTGGTATTAGATCAAGAAAGCTTCCGAATCCTTCAAGCAAGCGAAAACACTTTTTCTGTGCTAGGCCGAGAGCCGGAAGATTTGCTCAACCAGCCCCTAAAGGCGCTTCTGAAGGAGGAGCACATGCAGCTACTACGAGCTGAGTTGCCGCTACATGAAAATACCCCCAAGAACGCTTTTCTAAAAAATATAAACCCACTACGCTTAAGCATTGAAGTAGAAGGTGAGAATACTGACTTCAATGGAATTATGCATTTTTCTGATAATTGGCTAATTCTGGAGTTAGAGCCCTTACTGAAAGACAGTGATGTTGCCTTCACTCATTTTTACGACTTATCCCGTAAATCTTTACTAGCACTACAGAGTGCCGACGAGTTAGAAGACCTCTACCAAGTAGCCATACGGGAAGTACAATCACTCACAGGTTTTGATCGGGTATTGCTTTACCAATTTGACGATGAGTGGAACGGCGACGTAGTGGCGGAGACGCGTAACAAAGGAGTTGATAGCTACCTAGGACTGCATTTCCCACACACTGATATTCCCCGTCAGGCTCGGGCACTGTATACCGTTAACTGGTTACGCTACATTCCGGATGCTACTTACCAAGCGGTGCCTATCATTGCTCATAAAGATAATGACTTCACCTTAGATTTAACCCACAGCACCTTACGCAGTGTATCCCCCATTCATTTAGAGTACTTGGCTAACATGGGGGTGAAAGCTACGCTCACAATCTCGCTAATTAAAGACAATAAATTATGGGGGCTGATTGCCTGTCATCATAGCGACACAATTAATCTGTCGTATCAAACCCGCATTGCCAGCGAATACATTGGGCAGATTTTATCGCTTCAGCTTGCCCTAAAGCAGAAGAGTGAGAATCAAATAATGACCCTTACTCTGAGGCGCATTCATACCTTGCTTATTGAAAACATTACCCGTAAGCAGGACTATCAAGATAGTTTTATCCAGCTACCCGAAGAAACCCTCGCCCTAACGAATGCTACCGGAGTGGCCATTTGTCACGAAAAACACATCACCTTATTAGGAATTACTCCTGCTTACCAGGAGGTGACTTTACTGCGTAATTGGGTAGCTAGCCAAACCAACGAGCAAGAGAATATGTATTACACCGCTCGTTTAGCCAGATACTATCCTCCGGCGAATAAATATACTAAAAAAGCAGCAGGGCTACTGGCGATACTCATTGCCAGACCTCAACAAAGCTATATTTTGTGGTTTCGTCGGGAGGTGATTCAGGAAGTGCATTGGGGCGGTAAACCGGATAAATTCTATCAGAAAGAAGAGAATGGTACCATCCGACTACACCCTCGCAAATCGTTCGACCTTTGGAAAGAAACAGTAAAGGGAGCATCAGCCAAATGGAACGAAGAGCACGTAATGATGGCTCAAGAATTGGGAAACGCCATTAAAGATATTTTTGCCTTCAAAGCAGCCGAATACCACCGAAGAAATAAAACCTTATCGAAGCTTAACAATGAGCTAAAATCAGAGATCAAACGCCGACAGGAAGTACAATCGGCTTTAGAACGTTCTAATGCTGAGTTGGAGCGATTTGCCTACGTAGCTTCGCACGACCTTCAGGAGCCGCTGCGGGCGGTAAGTAACTTTAGCATGTTGCTCAAAAAACGCTACGCAGATAAGATAGACGAGCGGGCTGATAAGTACATCCGCTTTATTGTGGATGGTACCAGCCGAATGCAGACGCTGATTGATGATATTTTGGCATACTCACGGCTAGAGAGAAAAGGCAATCATTTTGTAGAGATAGATACTCATAAAATGATTCAAGAAGTAAAGTCTAACCTGAGTACCGCTATTCAGGAAACTGATGCTAAGATCAAACACCAGAACCTACCTACGGTGGTGGGAGATCAATCGCAGTTACGTCAGCTTTTTCAGAACCTCATTGGCAACGCCTTAAAATATCGGCATCACGATGTATCGCCTGAAATCTACGTTGGCTACGAAGAGCAGGAAGAGTGCTGGCTATTTTCGGTGGCTGACAATGGAATAGGTATAGAAAAGGAATTTTTTGACCGGATATTCGTCATTTTTCAGCGCCTTCACTCCGCTCGTGAATACACCGGTACTGGAATAGGACTAGCTATTTGCCAGCGTATTTCAGAAATGCACCAGGGAAAAATATGGGTTGAATCTGAATTTGGCGAAGGTAGTACCTTTTATTTCACCATTAGTAAACATTTAAAACTATCTGAATAAACGTATGGCTATTGAAGTATTACTTGTAGAAGACAGCGAAGCTGATGCTGCCCTGGTAGAAGAATCCTTGGAAGATAGCAAGTTAAAGGTTAACTTACATATTGTGCAAGATGGTGTAGAAGCCGTAAACTTCCTAAATAAGCAGGGCGATTATCAAGATGTAGATACTCCCGACATCATTATACTAGACCTGAACTTACCAAGAAAAGACGGTCGGGAAGTACTGGAAGAAATTAAAGGAGACGAGCATCTCAAACGAATTCCGGTAGTAGTATTAACCACCTCCTCGGCCGAAGAAGACATCTACCGTTCTTATAAGTTGCACGCTAACTGCTACATCACGAAGCCGCTGGATTTTGACCAATTTTCCAGAATTGTGGCTTCTATTGAAGATTTTTGGTTTACTATTGTTAAACTCCCCCCTCGGGGTGAGTAATTTTTTTTACGTATGAAAGAAGTTAATATCCTACTCGTTGAAGACAACCTCACTGACCAAGAAATAGTAAAAGAAATGCTGGAAAGCACCCAGCTCATTCATTATAACTTGGAAATATGTGATCGAATTAGCCAAGCTATTGTGTGTATCGCTCGCGTAAAACCCGACGTTATCTTGCTAGACTTATCATTGCCGGATAGTATCGGACTGCAAACGCTACAAAGAATTCAGGAGCACGACTTATCCATCCCCATTGTTATTCTAACCGGATTGGACGACCCTGATGTGGGTCTAGAAGCTATCAATAAGGGCGCAGAGGATTATCTGTCTAAGCAAGAAATTCATATTGACCACCTACTGGCCAAAACTATCTCGTTTGCCATTGAGCGCCATAAGCTGAAGCGCGAACTCTTTACGGCGATGAACCACCTCCAGCAATACAATGAAAAACTTAAAGACTATTCTTACGTAATTGCCCACGACCTGAAGTCTCCTTTAAACAATCTGCGTTCATTGGTCGATTTTTACCAGCAATCTGCTGATGCTTCTATTCGCAGGAAGGTGATGGGAAAAATAGGGGTTAGTGTAAATCGTTTGGATGATATGATCCGCAGCTTTTCTAATGTGTTTTTAGCTGAAAAAGACTTATCGAAAGAGCCAGAAATAATTAATATTCATCGCGCTATCAGCGAAGTAGAAGAGCAGTTAGCGGAACTGATTCGGGGCACGAATACCCGTATTTTTACCGATTTTAGTAAGGCAGAAACAGTCTCTTTTGTGCCGGTGCTCTTTAATAGTGTTCTGCAAAACTTGGTGACCAATTCTATTAAGTACCGGGACGAACATCGGGAGCCCCGCATTAGCATATCTACCGAAGATACTGATAGCTACGTTATTATGCATTACGAGGACAACGGCATTGGAATTGACCTAGAGCAACATCAGCAGCGGCTCTTTAAGCTATTCAATCGCTTTGATACCGAAAAAGCCAAAGGAACCGGGGTGGGATTGTATATGATAAAAAGCATTCTGGATGCCAGCGAAGGACGTATTGACATTGATAGCACCGTTGGCGAGGGCACCCACTTTAAACTCTTCCTAAAGAAAGAGAAAGAGCTGGTTTTGTAGTCTGTAGAGTGTACTGGAATTTTCGTAACATGTAGTCATGCTACGAAAGTACTACTTCTCCCGTTCAATGGTAAAGCTGACCAATCGGCTCAATGATTGTTTGTACGCTGAGTCAGGAAAGGTACACAGAATCTGGTTGGCTTCTTGGTGAAAGCGGTGCATGGCCTGGGTGGCGTAGTCGATGCCACCAGACTGCTTTACAAACTCAATCACCTCGCGAACCTTGTTCGATTTCTCACTTTGGTTTTTAATAATGTAAATAATCCGCCGCTTATCCCGCCACGTTGCTTGGTTAAGGGCGTAAATAAGCGGTAAGGTCATCTTCTTTTCTTTAATATCGATACCAACTGGTTTGCCAATTTCGGCATCGCCGTAGTCAAATAAATCGTCTTTAATCTGAAAAGCAATACCTACCTTATCGCCAAAGAGGCGCATCTTCTCTACAGTTTCAGCATCAGCTCCGGCTGAAGATGCCCCTACTCCGCAGCAAGAATTAATAAGCGAAGCCGTTTTTTGTCGGATTACTTCGTAGTACACTTCTTCAGTAATATCTAGGCGACGTGCTTTCTCGGCCTGTAGTAATTCTCCCTCAATTATTTCGCGCACTGCCGTAGACACAATTTTTAGTAAGGAAAAGTCTTCGTTATCTACTGACAGCAGCATTCCCTTAGACAGTAAGTAATCGCCTACCAGCACGGCAATCTTATTCTTCCATAGTGCATTGATTGAAAAAAAACCCCGGCGGTAGTTAGAAGCATCCACTACATCGTCGTGGACTAGGGTAGCAGTATGCAGCAGCTCAATAAGGGCTGCCCCTCGGTAAGTAGCTTCGGTGATGGTACCTACTGTGCCCGCCGTCAGAAATACAAACATGGGGCGTACCTGCTTCCCCTTTCGCTTTACGATAAAATTCATGATTTTATCGAGCAGCATCACCTTACTCTTCATTGAGTCGCGAAACTTTATCTCAAAGTCCGCCATTTCCTGCCGGATGGGTGCCTGAATTTCCTGAATACTATTCATAAGGTATGCTGCGTGCAATATTAGAACCTAATCCGACTAATGCCAAGCAACTAAACCAGAAAGGTTTATAAGTGTTACGGTTCTTGGTGATAGAGTGTTGTAGCGCAAAAGTTTTAAGTTCACAGTAGTACAAGCTCAACTCTGAACTACAGTACTATAACACACTAACACCTGAACACCCAAATACCATAACACTTTCATCAACTGGTGCGTAAGCAACAATGCTACTTACACTATTATGCAATATCTCTCTGTTTTTCTGTCCTGTACTTTTATGGTGTTCGGCTTTGCCTGTCAGTCTGATCCTGATCCTAAGAAAATTATTGCTGAAGCCATTGCCGCGCACGGCGGAGACGGTTACGATGGTAAGCATATTTCTTTTTCGTTTCGTGATCGCCACTACGATGTGCGCCTACACGGTGGCCAGTTTACTTACGAACGAGCATGGGAAGATTCGCTGGGTAGTATTCACGATGTTCTAGATAACCAGGGTTTCACCCGGAAAATAGACGGCGAAGAGGTTGTATTGTCGGCAAAAGATGAGCAGCGTTACGCTGACGCACTGAACTCGGTAGTTTATTTTGCCTTGCTGCCCCAGCCCCTTACTGACCCAGCGGTAAATGCCACGTATTTGGGAGCTGATACGGTTAAATCGAAACCTTATCATAAAGTGCAGGTAACGTTCGACCAACAGGGAGGAGGAACAGACTTTGATGATGTATTCGTTTACTGGTTTCACCAAAATGAACGTACGATGGATTACCTAGCCTACTCATTTCATGTGAACGGTGGAGGCACTCGCTTTCGGGAGGCGTATAACGGGCGAGAGATAAACGGCATTCGCTTCGCTGATTACATCAATTACACGGATACCCTGCATCAGTTTTCCTTAGAAGAATACGATACTCAGTTTACTAACGATCAGGTGCAGGAGTTATCGCGCATTGACTTAGAGAACGTAGCAGTAATTGATGAACTGAAGAACTGAATAATAGAGTGAGCGATTTGCTCGATAGTCATCCATTATCTGTCATTCAGTTCTTCTACCGCAAGATATACAGCTTTCCGAATTCTTTGGTAAATGCTCGGTCGGCGGAGGTTTCTCGGTGCTCCATCGCTTGACCATCGTTACGAACAATCACGCGGTACAGGTACACTCCGTTGGCTAATTCGTCGCCGTACTCATCACGTCCATCCCAGGCGTACTGCGTAATGTTGTTACCAATGCGGATAGGGCCGATTTCGTCCTGAGTGATCTCTCGAACAATTTTCCCACTCACCGTCATAATCTGAACCTTTAGCTGATCGGGAACCTCGGCTCCCGTAAGGGTGAACACAAAGCGAGTGCTGGTAGAAAACGGATTAGGGTACGGATAGAAGTGGGTAATGGTGGAAGCATTAATCACTTCAAAGGTAATCTCGTAGGGGTTCGCCCCCGAAGCATTTCCGCTGGCATCGCTGGCTTGTACTTGTAATCGGTAAATACCATCCTCCAGCACTTCCGGCTGGTAAGTGATGGTAAACGGAGTGTCATCGGTAGCTGGGTTCCAACTTACGTTGGGCTGATCTAGGCTAATTCTTCTCAATTCGCTGTTCTGGGTGCGGGCATTTTTGGTAGAAGCCGAGGCATTCAGCTCAATTTCTTCGCGACCCAACAAAATATCAATTCCGGTGGTATCTTGTTTCTGCAAGTACGGGTTCTCATCCCGCACCTGAATAGTGATGAGTGGACTAGGAGCTACAATATCGCCGTCTATGATGTACACTCCGTCAAAAGCCACATCTACAATCGGATTGGTTGCGTCGCCTATCACCTCCAGCCAGTTATCCACCCGTAGCGTATTGTTGGTATAGGTTTGCTCGGGCTGCTGTTGCGGATTTACCTGAATGGTAATATCATTAGTACCCACTCGTTGGCGGGTATCAACAGCAATGGTAAAAGTAGCGGTATCTTCGCTAGCTGGGGCGGGCATGTAGAGGGTATCGGTGCGCGCCTGACGTTGTTCTTGATTAGATAAGGTGTAGACAACGGCCAATGAATCGGCAAAGTCCTGTTCGGACAGATTATAAAACGCCCCCGAAAAAGTGAGGGTCTCACCTTCCTGTTTTTCTACGATGGCTTCTGAAACATCTACCGAAATTAGCGTGCCCTCGGGCAATGTACTATAAAAGACAATCCAGCTTTCGGGCTGAGCCGGGGTTTGCTCTACCGGATCGCTGGTTTCCAGTACTAACCGTAAATACGGATACTGCTGAGCATCAATACTACTTAGATCTACGCTGGGTTGCCCGGTTAAACCAGTTAATAATTCTACTACTTCTCCGGTATTATTTTCACCCAATACGGTAATCGTATAGTCATTTCCAATGATCTGGGTTTGTAACTCTTGCCACGCTCGGGCGGGACCAATACGTCTTCCGCGGATGCTTCCGCTGCGGTACGGCTCCGTAATCTGCTCGTCTAATGAAATAACTTGCTCAGTTACGGGAATGTCTCTAGTGGAATCGGCTCGCACTACGGTGGCCGAACCAATGCTGGCATTTTTACGACCAAAAATAATAAGCGGTTCCCCGGCCTGTAAATCAGCTAATGCTTCGGAAGCTACCCCCAATTCCTGAAACTTGCTTACCGTCTCTTCCGGCCAGGCAGTAAAATCAACATTGCCGAACGAAAACAGTAGTACTGGGTCATTATCGCCTACCGCATCAATAAACTGCTCTAGTATTCGGCCATCACCCGTAATTTGTCCGTTGCTAAAATCATTAATGACTTGCGGGCGACGACCGCAGGTATTGGGATCTTGTACATCAAAGCCTCCTCGGGAGATTACTGCGTAGGGCAGCAGTCCTTCTTGGGTGAGGGCGACTGCACCAATGGCATCGTTCTTACAGAGAAGCCGAGAGTCAGTAGCGGTAGTTAAGATGTACGGAATTCCGTTAAGAGTAACGTCGGTATTCACCGTACCCTCCCCGCCCGAGACGGTCACTGCCAGTGCTACGCTACTCTCTTCAAATTCCCATTGATTATTACGATAGGCCACGTTGGTTAGGGTGTTCTCCTGCCACTGACGAGGATGCACCTGGGCCCAGCCATCGCGGCTTTCGCTTAAATACGTAAATGAATTATTGTTCCAATCATCGACCTCTCCCGCTAACGGAGCAGCGTATTTACTTCGCCAGAAATATACCGTGCTATCTTCGGTAACGGGTAAAGTAACTGACCATTGAGCCAGTGCGGTAGTTTCTAAGGTGGTTTGTTGTTTTGCCGAACTGCTAAAAGTAACCGAAGTATCTAGCTCAACCAAAATTGATCGGGGCGAGCCAGATCGTAATGTCGTCTGAAGGTTGCCGGGCTGTACCTGTAGGGTCGCTTCCGGTGTTGATACTATTCCGAAATTAACTGGGGCGAGATTAACCGTTCCACTAATCGGAACAAAATAATCAATCGCTGCCCGGTTGTTAGCTTCGTTAAGCTCAGCTACGGAGTCGGGGCTATCTAAAATAACTTCCAGGCGATTATTTCCAGCATTGGAGTTACCTTCTTGATTGGGTACGGTAAACTGCAAAGTATCTTGATAAAATACCGGAGGGTACCATACCGGGCCGTAGGTTTCGGTAGTGCCATCGCTAAAAGTGCGTTGCAAAGATATAGCGATAGAATCCGTTTGGGTGCGACCAAAATTGCGGACAATACAGTTTACGGCAAACGAATCGGAAGCAGCAGTAACGGGTGCATCTTGCAGTTGAGTAACGAAAATACTATTGGTGTTGGTCTCATAATCGGGTTGGCTACGCCCAAACAGAGCGAGAGCCGGATCACCCTGATGCACTAGTTGCTGTACCTGAGATATGTGCATTTCCCAAGCTGATGCGCCTACTTGTTCTATAAATCGGCGTTCGCTCTCTTTTTTAACTGCGCCCAGGGGCTGATCTATCCAGGTGCTATCGCCAAATGCTACTTCGTAAAACCGATCGGAATACTGCTTGAGTATACTAGAAATTCCTATGGAGCTATGAGCCATCACGTGCAGTGCCCCTCGGTTGGCGGTGCGAATCCAGTCCTCGCCAAAGGTGGTGGCGGTACTGAAAACATTGCCGGCGTTACAGCCATTGAGTAGAATAGCTGGGTACTTTCCCTGATTACGATAGCCAAATTCGTCGTTGGATACGAACCCAATATCCATATCAGAAATAGTGGTAGAAGAATGGCCAAAAAAGGTGATAAGCGAAACACCCTGATTTACTTCTTCAGCAATATTAATAAGTTCGGTAGCATTGTTGGTTCTTTTCTGCTGGGTAGCTACCTCACCTCCCAAAAAATGATTCTCGGCAATAGCCGCAAAATTATCTACGTAGCGAGCGTAGAGCGTTAGCTCAAAGGAAGATACCCCGCCACTCAGGTGTACTAAATTCTTTTTCCAGAGGGCTTCCCGCGTACTACTTTCCTGGTAATCTTCGGCCAACGTGCGGCTTTCTTCTTCCATCACTTTGTCTAGGTAATTAGCTACCTCTTGAGCCGTATTGGCGTTGACCCTTCCGGTAGGTATCGCCATGCCAATACCATCGCTACCCCTTAGTCCGGTAGTAAATATAATGTCTGATCCCGGCATTCCTCCTGGTGGAATGTAGTCCTGTACTTCAAAAGTAGCTGGATCACGACGGTGGTAATTGAAATTGACGGTGAGGCCCTTGCCAATTAGTAGTAAATTCTCCGGGTTGCCGACCGATAGCATATAATCGGCAAAGCGACGAATAGCCAGAGGACTAATTTCCCCGTAGCTGAACAGATTGTAGAGTTGATTAATATCAACTAAAAGAGGCTGATGACCGGTGCTAATCCGATAGTCGCGGTATGCCCCGATAGGGTCACTGTAGGCGCCGGTGGGCTGCCGAAGGGCCGGATGACCCACCATCAGAAATTTAGCCGATGCTTCTAGCGCAGGCATGGTGACTCGCCGCATATTGCTTACCGATTGTACTTCTGCCAAGATTAGTTGCCGAGATACATTAGTATTAGGAATAATTGCGGAGAGCGCACTTTCAGTAATGTTATAGCCAATCGCTTCGGTATTGTTTGGGTCAGTGATGTCCCAAAGTTGGGCGTTAGCTGGTGGGTTGGCTACTTCTAGAAACGATTTAGCGTTTGTATTTCCTACTAAGTTCAGTACTTGATTCTGATTTTGGGCATCGGGCTGCTGAGCATAGTTAAGCTCCAGTAGGGCTAAAGAAATATTATCGGCTCTGCCCCCTACCCCATTGGGGGTTAAACGAACCACCATTTGGTTACTACCTACGTCCGACCATGCCAGAGTGGTATCTATTCGGT
This region of Tunicatimonas pelagia genomic DNA includes:
- a CDS encoding C25 family cysteine peptidase, with product MSKSRLPTTLLVVIVHCSLLIAHCTKAQRFGNEWVVNNQQYYKIPIGEDGIYQVDYATLQQAGFPVASVDPRRIQLFFRGVEQAIEVRGQQDARFNPEDYIRFYGQRNDGTIDAELYTSPEAQPHPHYNLYSDTTAYFLTWRIDAGVGKRAAAFSENNVDGLPAEPYHLQIEQQTFANEYEQGRLYPVGSASRATSRLSAFDYGEGWTGRRIRQGESVDYTVTVRNAVTSGPNPRLQLVITGRNNQLHNVTVQVGGNAGSLRTLTTAEFSYYDSYRIDTTLAWSDVGSNQMVVRLTPNGVGGRADNISLALLELNYAQQPDAQNQNQVLNLVGNTNAKSFLEVANPPANAQLWDITDPNNTEAIGYNITESALSAIIPNTNVSRQLILAEVQSVSNMRRVTMPALEASAKFLMVGHPALRQPTGAYSDPIGAYRDYRISTGHQPLLVDINQLYNLFSYGEISPLAIRRFADYMLSVGNPENLLLIGKGLTVNFNYHRRDPATFEVQDYIPPGGMPGSDIIFTTGLRGSDGIGMAIPTGRVNANTAQEVANYLDKVMEEESRTLAEDYQESSTREALWKKNLVHLSGGVSSFELTLYARYVDNFAAIAENHFLGGEVATQQKRTNNATELINIAEEVNQGVSLITFFGHSSTTISDMDIGFVSNDEFGYRNQGKYPAILLNGCNAGNVFSTATTFGEDWIRTANRGALHVMAHSSIGISSILKQYSDRFYEVAFGDSTWIDQPLGAVKKESERRFIEQVGASAWEMHISQVQQLVHQGDPALALFGRSQPDYETNTNSIFVTQLQDAPVTAASDSFAVNCIVRNFGRTQTDSIAISLQRTFSDGTTETYGPVWYPPVFYQDTLQFTVPNQEGNSNAGNNRLEVILDSPDSVAELNEANNRAAIDYFVPISGTVNLAPVNFGIVSTPEATLQVQPGNLQTTLRSGSPRSILVELDTSVTFSSSAKQQTTLETTALAQWSVTLPVTEDSTVYFWRSKYAAPLAGEVDDWNNNSFTYLSESRDGWAQVHPRQWQENTLTNVAYRNNQWEFEESSVALAVTVSGGEGTVNTDVTLNGIPYILTTATDSRLLCKNDAIGAVALTQEGLLPYAVISRGGFDVQDPNTCGRRPQVINDFSNGQITGDGRILEQFIDAVGDNDPVLLFSFGNVDFTAWPEETVSKFQELGVASEALADLQAGEPLIIFGRKNASIGSATVVRADSTRDIPVTEQVISLDEQITEPYRSGSIRGRRIGPARAWQELQTQIIGNDYTITVLGENNTGEVVELLTGLTGQPSVDLSSIDAQQYPYLRLVLETSDPVEQTPAQPESWIVFYSTLPEGTLISVDVSEAIVEKQEGETLTFSGAFYNLSEQDFADSLAVVYTLSNQEQRQARTDTLYMPAPASEDTATFTIAVDTRQRVGTNDITIQVNPQQQPEQTYTNNTLRVDNWLEVIGDATNPIVDVAFDGVYIIDGDIVAPSPLITIQVRDENPYLQKQDTTGIDILLGREEIELNASASTKNARTQNSELRRISLDQPNVSWNPATDDTPFTITYQPEVLEDGIYRLQVQASDASGNASGANPYEITFEVINASTITHFYPYPNPFSTSTRFVFTLTGAEVPDQLKVQIMTVSGKIVREITQDEIGPIRIGNNITQYAWDGRDEYGDELANGVYLYRVIVRNDGQAMEHRETSADRAFTKEFGKLYILR